From one Triticum aestivum cultivar Chinese Spring chromosome 4B, IWGSC CS RefSeq v2.1, whole genome shotgun sequence genomic stretch:
- the LOC123091325 gene encoding uncharacterized protein, translated as MALQMQAPSLTRAPAGSPARLRSAFCAPPLLVRVRLPAPCRATSAAAARITMRFGRVETKQAYICRDCGYIYKDKTPFEKLSDNYYCPVCAAPKRRFRPYEPPVAKNANATDARKARKEQLKKDETVGKALPIGIAVGIVALAALFFYLNSVY; from the exons ATGGCACTGCAGATGCAGGCCCCGTCGCTGACGCGCGCGCCGGCGGGGAGCCCCGCGCGGCTCCGGTCGGCGTTCTGCGCGCCGCCGCTGCTTGTGCGGGTCCGGCTGCCAGCGCCGTGCAGGGCGAcgtccgcggcggcggcgcggatcacGATGCGGTTCGGCCGCGTTGAGACGAAGCAGGCCTACATCTGCCGGGACTGCGG GTACATATACAAGGACAAGACTCCGTTTGAGAAGCTGTCCGATAACTACTACTGCCCTG TCTGTGCCGCTCCCAAGAGAAGATTCAGGCCCTACGAACCACCGGTGGCCAAGAACGCCAACGCCACTGATGCCCGGAAGGCGAGGAAGGAGCAGCTCAAAAAGGACGAGACCGTGGG GAAAGCTTTGCCTATTGGTATCGCGGTCGGGATCGTTGCATTGGCCGCCCTGTTCTTCTACCTGAACAGTGTCTACTAG
- the LOC123094577 gene encoding 50S ribosomal protein L19, chloroplastic isoform X1: protein MQSLLRNVCRAGNRGAAARLLEFAAPVATQPGATPPSSAIKYLRPCGFTPPTGVGFLSSFVSSSNSSRSCHLDQFLCVQNWFISRDGVPASSGFCAKVLMTRSLSTVGTVEVASDEDDSSSPAVEHPPRIKFKRPDKTARHIMNILNKEAVEKVRSEREIPDVQPGCIIQMRLQVPENKRRESTLKGIVIARRNAGINTTFRLRRLVAGVGVESVFPLYSPNIKEMKILDRKKVRRAKLYYLRDRMNALKK from the exons ATGCAATCTTTGCTCCGGAATGTCTGCCGAGCCGGAAACCGCGGGGCTGCGGCGAGGCTCCTGGAATTTGCTGCTCCTGTAGCCACTCAGCCGGGGGCTACCCCGCCATCCTCGGCCATCAAATACCTCAGGCCTTGCGGGTTCACTCCTCCAACTGGGGTAGGATTCTTGTCCTCTTTTGTCTCTTCTTCGAATTCGTCCAGGTCATGTCATCTGGATCAATTTCTTTGCGTGCAGAATTGGTTCATTTCCCGTGATGGTGTTCCTGCCTCCTCTGGTTTCTGCGCAAAGGTTCTCATGACGAGGAGTTTGTCGACGGTGGGAACTGTTGAGGTTGCCTCGGACGAGGACGATTCCAGCTCCCCTGCGGTTGAGCACCCCCCACGCATCAAGTTCAAGAGGCCCGACAAGACTGCCAGGCACATTATGAAT ATCTTGAACAAAGAGGCGGTTGAAAAGGTCCGTTCGGAGAGGGAGATTCCTGATGTGCAGCCTGGATGCATCATTCAGATGAGATTG CAAGTTCCTGAGAACAAACGGCGAGAGTCTACATTGAAAGGGATTGTGATAGCAAGGCGCAATGCTGGGATAAATACAACCTTCAGATTGCGTAGATTAGTAGCTGGTGTGGGAGTCGAGTCCGTCTTTCCACT TTACTCACCAAACATCAAAGAAATGAAGATCTTGGACAGGAAGAAAGTCAGGAGAGCTAAGCTGTATTACCTGAGAGACAGGATGAATGCACTTAAAAAATGA
- the LOC123094577 gene encoding 50S ribosomal protein L19, chloroplastic isoform X2: MQSLLRNVCRAGNRGAAARLLEFAAPVATQPGATPPSSAIKYLRPCGFTPPTGNWFISRDGVPASSGFCAKVLMTRSLSTVGTVEVASDEDDSSSPAVEHPPRIKFKRPDKTARHIMNILNKEAVEKVRSEREIPDVQPGCIIQMRLQVPENKRRESTLKGIVIARRNAGINTTFRLRRLVAGVGVESVFPLYSPNIKEMKILDRKKVRRAKLYYLRDRMNALKK; this comes from the exons ATGCAATCTTTGCTCCGGAATGTCTGCCGAGCCGGAAACCGCGGGGCTGCGGCGAGGCTCCTGGAATTTGCTGCTCCTGTAGCCACTCAGCCGGGGGCTACCCCGCCATCCTCGGCCATCAAATACCTCAGGCCTTGCGGGTTCACTCCTCCAACTGGG AATTGGTTCATTTCCCGTGATGGTGTTCCTGCCTCCTCTGGTTTCTGCGCAAAGGTTCTCATGACGAGGAGTTTGTCGACGGTGGGAACTGTTGAGGTTGCCTCGGACGAGGACGATTCCAGCTCCCCTGCGGTTGAGCACCCCCCACGCATCAAGTTCAAGAGGCCCGACAAGACTGCCAGGCACATTATGAAT ATCTTGAACAAAGAGGCGGTTGAAAAGGTCCGTTCGGAGAGGGAGATTCCTGATGTGCAGCCTGGATGCATCATTCAGATGAGATTG CAAGTTCCTGAGAACAAACGGCGAGAGTCTACATTGAAAGGGATTGTGATAGCAAGGCGCAATGCTGGGATAAATACAACCTTCAGATTGCGTAGATTAGTAGCTGGTGTGGGAGTCGAGTCCGTCTTTCCACT TTACTCACCAAACATCAAAGAAATGAAGATCTTGGACAGGAAGAAAGTCAGGAGAGCTAAGCTGTATTACCTGAGAGACAGGATGAATGCACTTAAAAAATGA